The region GATGTCGGCCGGCCAGCAGCGCAGGGTCATGATCGGCCGCGCCTTGGCCGGGTCGGCGGAGTGCCTCCTCCTGGACGAACCCTCCAACGCACTTGACTTGCTGGCGCAGCGTGACCTGAGGAATCTGATCGTATCGCTGGCTGATCAGGGAACGACCATGCTGCATATAACCCATCACATCGCCGACATCATCCCGGCCATGAAGCGGGTGATCTGTATGAAGGAAGGCCGGATCGTGGCAGATGGCCCACGTGAAGACCTCCTCACGGAAGCAAATCTTCAATGGCTTTTCGGGACTGAGGTCTCACTCAGCGAGCGAGACGGATTCTTTCACGCCTGGTAGTCAGCTTGGCCAGGCCATGGGATTGTTCAGCCTGTTCTCGATGATCTTCTGTTCAGGATCGAATGACGGAATCTCCTTGATCCAGCGGGCCTCAGCGTCATAGGCCGCTGCGGGGATGAGCCCAATCAACTCCCCCTCACCCAGCGAGGTGCCATGCCGCCGCGCGAGCTCCGCCACCGTGGAGTGGATCTTGGGCATGGGCGTGAGATGAAAGTCAGTGATATTCATGCTCACCTGCGCCCGGCCATTTGCCAGGACACCGATCGCTTTGACACCCTGCATGCCACCGGATGACGCACGGATGTCCCTGGCGATGGCTCGTGCCTGGGTTATCTCGGCACGTTCATCGAGATAGATGTTGTAGGCAATCAGGAAGCTACGCGCTCCCACAACGGATGCCCCCGCCGTCTCGTGTAGCTCGGGACCGCCAACATCTGGTCGGCGCGCAGCATCCTTCAACGCAGCCTCACGCAGGCCTTCAAATTGGCCCCGCCGGACGTCTTCGAGCTGCACACGATCTGGTCTGGCTGCGGCTGCCCCGTAGAAGTAGACAGGAACCCCGAACCGGCGCCAGATCTGCAGGCCCGCCTGCCGAGCGAGCATTGCTGCTTCAGCGAGGGAGAGGCCGGACACCGGGACGAATGGGATGACGTCAGCGGCTCCTATTCGGGGGTGGACTCCCGTCTGCTGAGTGAGGTCGATCAGCTGGGCGGCCTTGCCGGCTGCCAGGACGGCGGCCTCCATGACCTGCGCGGGCGGCCCTGCGATGGTCACCACCGAACGGTTGTGGTCGGGGTCCAGGGAATAGTCGAGCAGCCGCACACCATCCACCTGCATCGCGGAGACGATGTGGCGAACGATGTCAGGGTGCGTGCCCTCCGAGAAGTTGGGCACGCACTCGATGATGGCATCAGGAGTCATAACGAGGCGATACTACTTCCACCAGCTGTAACCGACGGTGAATTGCACACTGGCGTTGACGCCGGGATTGCGATCTCCGAGGGAGGCTGACGAGATGTGCTCACCGTTCGCACTGAAATCGATGGAGCGGTTCGGGCGAGTGAAGTAGTGGAAGCCTATGCCGCCCTGGGGGGTGAAGTTCCAGACGCTGGCATCGCCGTTGGGTCCGTTGACCTGGAGGTCAGG is a window of Granulicella tundricola MP5ACTX9 DNA encoding:
- the ftcD gene encoding glutamate formimidoyltransferase; the protein is MTPDAIIECVPNFSEGTHPDIVRHIVSAMQVDGVRLLDYSLDPDHNRSVVTIAGPPAQVMEAAVLAAGKAAQLIDLTQQTGVHPRIGAADVIPFVPVSGLSLAEAAMLARQAGLQIWRRFGVPVYFYGAAAARPDRVQLEDVRRGQFEGLREAALKDAARRPDVGGPELHETAGASVVGARSFLIAYNIYLDERAEITQARAIARDIRASSGGMQGVKAIGVLANGRAQVSMNITDFHLTPMPKIHSTVAELARRHGTSLGEGELIGLIPAAAYDAEARWIKEIPSFDPEQKIIENRLNNPMAWPS